Proteins encoded in a region of the Psychromicrobium lacuslunae genome:
- the bioB gene encoding biotin synthase BioB has protein sequence MFNDFFEIASRQLNGGLLQREEALAILNSSDDELIELVAAGARLRRQYFANTVKVNYLVNLKSGLCPEDCHYCSQRLGSAAQILKYSWLKPDEAVAQAGIGIRAGASRVCLVASGRGPSSRDVARVGDMVGQLKQEHPEVEVCVCLGLLKEGQASQLKAAGADAYNHNLNTNESRYTEICSTHDYQDRVNTVQQAKQAELSPCSGLIVGMGESPEELVDAVFALRELGSDSIPVNFLMPFEGTPLADTWLLTPRQCLRILALVRFACPSAELRIAGGREMHLRSLQSVALQLANSLFLGDYLTSEGQEAAADLAMITDAGFRVLNAAEQSESIADKPQLRRRGAGTAVAPNA, from the coding sequence GTGTTCAATGATTTCTTTGAGATTGCCTCCCGCCAGCTGAATGGTGGACTCTTGCAACGCGAGGAAGCGCTTGCCATCCTGAACTCTAGCGACGATGAACTGATCGAGCTGGTGGCTGCCGGCGCTCGCCTCAGACGGCAGTATTTTGCCAACACGGTGAAGGTCAACTACCTGGTCAATCTCAAATCTGGGCTCTGCCCTGAGGACTGCCACTACTGTTCACAACGGCTAGGCTCGGCTGCCCAGATCCTCAAATACAGTTGGCTGAAACCCGATGAGGCGGTTGCCCAGGCGGGCATCGGCATCCGGGCCGGTGCTTCTCGGGTCTGTCTGGTGGCCAGCGGTAGAGGGCCGAGCAGCAGGGATGTGGCGCGTGTTGGTGATATGGTCGGCCAACTCAAACAAGAACACCCGGAAGTCGAAGTCTGCGTCTGCCTCGGTCTGCTGAAAGAAGGGCAGGCCTCGCAACTTAAAGCCGCTGGCGCTGATGCCTATAACCACAACCTCAACACCAATGAATCGCGCTATACCGAGATCTGCAGCACCCACGACTACCAGGACCGGGTGAACACAGTACAGCAAGCGAAGCAGGCTGAACTTTCGCCCTGCTCGGGTCTCATTGTTGGCATGGGAGAGAGTCCCGAAGAGCTCGTCGACGCGGTTTTCGCGCTACGGGAGCTGGGCAGCGACTCGATCCCAGTGAACTTTTTGATGCCCTTCGAGGGCACCCCGCTAGCCGATACCTGGTTGCTGACTCCGAGGCAGTGTCTCAGAATCTTGGCGCTGGTTCGCTTTGCCTGCCCGAGTGCAGAACTGCGGATCGCCGGTGGACGCGAGATGCACCTGCGCTCATTACAGTCAGTTGCGCTGCAGCTGGCCAATTCGCTCTTCTTGGGCGATTATCTGACCAGCGAAGGTCAGGAAGCTGCCGCGGACCTCGCGATGATCACAGATGCCGGGTTCCGAGTACTCAATGCGGCCGAGCAGAGTGAAAGCATTGCCGACAAACCACAGCTGCGCCGTCGAGGTGCCGGAACCGCGGTGGCTCCTAATGCCTAG